In Streptomyces nojiriensis, the sequence CACACGCCGAGCTGCTTCAGCTCCTCCACCAGGTAGCCGTTCACCTGGAGGAACTCACCGCTGAGCGTCTCGCGCTTGAAGAGGTTGGAGACCTGCGGCTCGATGCACTCGTACACGCCGGCGATCGAGGCGATCGTGGCCGTCGGGGCGATGGCGAGGAGCAGGGAGTTGCGCATGCCGGTCTCGGCGACGCGGGCGCGCAGCGCGGCCCAGCGCTCCGGCCAGTTCAGCTCGACGTCGTAGTGGTCCGGGTGCAGGACACCGCGGGCGGTACGGGTCTGCTCCCAGGCCGGCAGCGGGCCGCTGCGCTCGGCGAGGTCGCAGGAGGCCTCGTAGGCGGCCAGCATGATGCGCTCGGAGAGCTTGGTGGACAGAGCCTTCGCCTCGGGGGAGTCGAAGGGCAGCTTCAGCTTGAAGAAGACGTCCTGGAGGCCCATCGCACCCAGGCCCACCGGGCGCCAGCGGGCGTTGGAGCGGCCGGCCTGCTCGGTCGGGTAGAAGTTGATGTCCACCACGCGGTCGAGGAAGGTGACGGCGGTGCGGACGGTCTCGTCGATCCGCTCCCAGTCGATCTCGCGACCGTCCGCCGTGTCGATGACGAACGCGCCCAGGTTGACCGAGCCGAGGTTGCAGACGGCCGTCTCGCCGTCGTTGGTGACCTCGATGATCTCGGTGCACAGGTTCGAGGAGTGCACGACGGTGCCCGGCTCGGCGGTCTGGTTCGCCGTGCGGTTGGAGGCGTCCTTGAAGGTCATCCAGCCCTGGCCGGTCTGCGCGAGGGTGCGCATCATCCGGCCGTACAGGTCGCGGGCGGGCATGGTCTTGCGGGCCAGGCCGTCCGCCTCGGCCTTGCGGTAGGCGGCGTCGAACTCGTCGCCCCACAGGTCGACCAGCTCGGGCACGTCGGCCGGGGAGAACAGCGACCAGTCGGCGTCGGCGTTCACGCGGCGCATGAACTCGTCCGGCACCCAGTGGGCGAGGTTCAGGTTGTGCGTACGGCGCTGGTCCTCACCGGTGTTGTCGCGGAGCTCCAGGAACTCCTCGATGTCCGCGTGCCAGGTCTCCAGGTAGACGGCGGCGGCGCCCTTGCGGCGGCCACCCTGGTTCACGGCGGCGACGGAGGCGTCGAGGGTCTTCAGGAACGGCACGATGCCGTTGGAGTGGCCGTTGGTGCCGCGGATCAGCGAACCGCGGGCACGGATGCGGGAGTACGAGAGGCCGATGCCGCCGGCGTGCTTGGAGAGGCGGGCGACCTGGTGGTAGCGGTCGTAGATCGAGTCGAGCTCGTCCAGCGGGGAGTCCAGCAGGTAGCAGGAGGACATCTGCGGGTGCCGGGTGCCGGAGTTGAAGAGCGTGGGGGAGGACGGCAGGTAGTCCAGGCGGCTCATCAGCCGGTACAGCGAGGCCACTTCCTCCACGGCCTGCACGCTGTCGTCCGCGGCGAGGCCGCAGGCCACGCGCAGCATGAAGTACTGCGGGGTCTCGATGACCTGACGGGTGATCGGGTGGCGCAGCAGGTACCGGCTGTGCAGGGTGCGCAGGCCGAAGAAGCCGAAGCGGTCGTCGGCGCCCTCGGCGAGGGTCAGCTCGACGAGCGAGTCGAGCCGGCTCGCGTGGGTGCGGACGAACTCGGCGGTGCGGTCGGCGATGAGGCCCTCGCGGTGGCCGACCTCGACCGAGGCCGAGAAGGAGGTGGAGCCCTGGCTCGCGGCCTCGTCGCGCACGGCCAGCGTCAGCAGGCGGGCGGCGAGCCGGGAGTAGGCCGGGTCCTCGGAGATGAGGCCGGCGGCGGCCTCCGTGGCCAGCCCGCGCAGTTCGGCGTCGTCGGCGGCGGAGCTGCGGCCGCGCAGCGCGGAGGCCGCGACCCGGCCGGGGTCGGTGTCGGGGAGGTCCGCCGTAAGTTCGGTGAGGGTACGCAGCAGCGTGGCCCCCGGGCCCTCGGTGTTGTCGCCAGAAGTGGACTCGGCGCGCGGTGCGGAAGGCGCGATGGTCACGGCGGGAGCTCTCCCTCGCTCGGCCCGGTCATCGGCGGAGCGGGGCGCGAGCGGGCGCACGCGGGCGCGACGAGAACGCGTACCCCGCATGGCGTCCACCGGCCCAACCGCGAGGCCCGGACGAATCGGCACCCGGTTCGGTCGATCCGGGCGCGCTGTCGGCAGGTCATCGGACTTGGCATCCGGTAGCCGGACACTTCATACCGTTGCGGGACAGTTCCGGATTCGCACCGGATTCCCCTGCGGCGACAGCAGGCATGAGCATACATGTGGGGGCGGCCCTGTGCGGTAACCCCCACATGTAGTGTCGGCACGGCTACAGCTTGAGCCGGTAAGTGAGGAGTGTCAGGCCCTCGATCGGCGCCCAGTCCCGCTCCGGAGTGCGTACGAAGCCCAGGCGCGCGTAGATCCGATGGGCTCCGGCCATGCTGCGCTGGGTGGAGAGAACCAGGCCGGTCACGCCCTCCAGGGCCCGCGCCCGCTCGACGCAGGCCCGCACCAGAGCCTCGCCGGCGCCCTGGCCGCGCGCCTCGTGGGCCACGGCGAGCATCCGGAACTCCGCCTCGTCGGGGGCGGCGATGTCGGCGAGCGGACTGCCCGGAGCGGCGAAGGTCACACCGCCGAGCAACCGCCCGTCCCGCTCGGCGACGAGCACCTCGGCCCGGGCGGCCCGGCCGGCCACGTCGCGCAGCACGTTCAGGTACGCGTCGTCCTCGTTGAAGTCCAGATGCCCGTCGGCGAGGTAGGCCTGCGCCGTGATCTCACCCAGCTCCGCGTAGTCGTCGGGCAGCGCCGTTCTGATCACCATGTCCATGCGGTCGAGTGTGCAGGACGGCGGTCGGCGCCGTCGTCGCCGTAGCCGCAGGCAGGAGAAGCCCCGGGTGTACAGGAGACCGAACAGCCCGAAGGCCCCGCCGGAAGCATCCGGCGGGGCCTTCGCGTGCGGGGTGGCTCAGCAGCAGCGGAAGCCCTCGCGGGGGTCCGCCTCGCGGGCGTCCGTACGGGCGCGTTCGAAGGCGCGGCGGGTGAGGACCTCCGCGTCCGGGTCGTGGGAGCGGGCGTGGGCCACGTAGCGGTCGTACGCGGCCTCCCCCGAGAACTCCCGTACGTAGAACCGGGCCCTGGCCAGCACGTTCCGTACGGTGCTCACGCCACCGGCTCCCTGACGGGTCCGCCGCCCGCCTCCGGGCCCGCCGCGGCGAGCTCCGCCCGCTCCTCGGCGGTCGCGATCAGCCCGGCCGGGGCGACGATCTTCGACTCGGTCCACGGGGTCTCGGAGAGGGTCGCCGACCCCGGGTCGCGGACGGCCTTGAGGCAGGTCCGGGCCGCGTCCGCGAGGACCACGATGATCAGGAGGGCGAAGAGGGCGCACAGCACGCCGTCGACCGTGGCGTTGGTGACCACGGTGTGCATGTCGTCCATGTTCTTGGCGGGCGCCAGCACCTTGTCGGCGTCGATGCCGGCCTGGTACTTGTCGCGCTGGGCGAAGAAGCCGACCTTCACGTCCTCGGAGAAGATCTTCTGGTAGCTCGCGGTGAGGGTCACCGTGGCGTCCCAGACCAGCGGAACGCCCGTCACCCAGGCCCACTTGAGCCGGCCGGACTTGACCAGCAGCGTGGTGCAGACGGCCAGTGCGACCGCGGCGAGCAGCTGGTTGGCGATGCCGAAGAGCGGGAAGAGCTGGTTGATGCCGCCCAGCGGGTCCTTGATGCCGACCCACAGGAAGTAGCCCCAGCCGCCGACGACGATCGCGCTCGCGAACCACACGCCGGGCTTCCAGCTGACGTCCTTGAAGGACTTGTGCACGTTGCCGAGGGTGTCCTGGAGCATGAACCGGCCCACGCGGGTGCCCGCGTCGAGCGTCGTCAGGATGAAGAGCGCCTCGAACATGATCGCGAAGTGATACCAGAAGGCCTTCATGCCGGCGCCGCCGACGACGGCGGAGAAGATCTCCGACATTCCGAGTGCGAAGGTCGGCGCGCCACCCGTGCGCGAGAGCAGACTGGCTTCCTCGACGTCCTTCGCGGCCTGGGCGAGCGCCTCGGGGGAGATGGCGAAGCCGAAGTTGGTCACCGCCTGGGAGGCGGACTCGACCGTGGTGCCGATGACGCCGCCGGGGGAGTTGACCGCGAAGAAGAGGCCGGGCTCGATGATGCAGGCCGCGATGATCGCCATGACGGCGACGAAGGACTCGGTCAGCATGGCGCCGTAGCCGATCATGCGGACCTGGGTCTCCTTCTGGATCATCTTCGGGGTGGTTCCCGAGGAGACCAGCGCGTGGAAGCCGGAGAGCGCGCCACAGGCGATGGTGATGAAGACGAAGGGGAACATCGACCCGGCGAAGACCGGTCCGTCGCCGCTCGCCGCGAAGTCGGTGACCGAGGGCATCTTCAGGGTGGGCATCGCGATGACCACGCCGAGCGCGAGGAGCGCGATCGTGCCGACCTTCATGAAGGTGGAGAGGTAGTCGCGGGGCGCGAGCAGCATCCACACCGGCAGCACCGATGCCAGGAAGCCGTACACCACCATCCAGATGACCAGCGTCTCCTTCTCCAGGGTGAAGGTCCCGGCGAAGGAGGACTCGGCGACCCAGCCACCCGCGACGATGGCGAGCAGCAGCAGCGCGACACCGATGACGGAGACCTCGGTGACCCGGCCCGGCCGCAGCACGCGCAGGTAGAAGCCCATGAAGACGGCGATCGGGATGGTCATGCCGATGGAGAAGACGCCCCAGGGCGAGTGTGCCAGTGCGTTGACGATGACCAGGGCCAGTACCGCCAACAGGATGATCATGATGGCGAACACGGCGACCAGGGCGGCGGCCCCGCCGACGGGGCCGATCTCGTCCCGGGCCATCTGGCCGAGCGAACGCCCGTCGCGGCGGGTGGAGAAGAACAGCGTGACCATGTCCTGGACGGCCCCGGCGAAGATGACGCCGGCGACGATCCAGATGGTGCCCGGCAGATAGCCCATCTGCGCGGCGAGTACGGGTCCGACGAGCGGGCCGGCGCCGGCCACGGCCGCGAAGTGGTGGCCGAAGAGCACCCGGCGGTCGGTGGGGTGGAAGTCGACACCGTTGTCGAGGCGTTCGGCGGGGGTGGCCCGGGTGGCGTCCACCTTCAGTACGCGGTCCGCGATGAAGCGTGCGTAGAAGCGGTAGGCGATCGCGTACGAGCCCAGTGCCGCGGCGAGCAGCCAGGCGGCGGAGATCTCCTCGCCGCGCGAGAGCGCCAGCACGCCCCAGCCGATGGCGCCGACGAGACCGACGAGCACCCATGCGGCGATGGATCTGGGAGAAGGCGAGCCCGCCGTGCCGCCCGGACTCGCCGCGTCCCGTTCTGTCCCTGTTGCTTCCGGTTCAGGCATGACCTCGTCCCCTCGTCGATCATCTGCGTAAGCAGGCGGAATCTACGGGGGATTGCCTGGTGAACGTAAGACCCCGTCCGCATTCCGGTCGTGGGATTCCGGTACGCGGAGCGGGGTGACAGGGGTCAGACGGCGGGGCGCTTGAGCCGGGCGACGAACTTGTACCGGTCGCCGCGGTACACCGAGCGCACCCACTCCACCGGTTCGCCGTCGGCGTCCAGGGAGTGCCGGGAGAGCATCAGCATCGGCAGCCCGACGTCGGTGCCGAGCAGCCCGGCCTCGCGCGGGGTGGCCAGTGAGGTCTCGATGGTCTCCTCGGCCTCGGCCAGGTGCACGTCGTAGACCTCGGCGAGCGCGGTGTAGAGGGACGTGTACTTGGCCAGCGACCGGCGCAGCGCGGGGAAGCGCTTGGCCGAGAGGTGGGTGGTCTCGATGGCCATCGGCTCACCGCTGGCCAGGCGCAGCCGCTCGATGCGCAGCACCCGTCCGCCGGTGGTGATCTTGAGCAGTCCGGCGAGGGTGTCGTCGGCCGTCACGTATCCGATGTCGAGGAGCTGGGACGTCGGTTCCAGGCCCTGGGCCCGCATGTCCTCCGTGTACGAGGTCAGTTGCAGGGCCTGGGAGACCTTGGGCTTGGCGACGAAGGTGCCTTTGCCCTGGATCCGTTCCAGTCGCCCCTCTACGACCAGTTCCTGGAGGGCCTGCCGGACGGTGGTCCGCGAGGTGTCGAACTCGGCCGCGAGCGTGCGCTCGGGCGGTACCGGCGTGCCGGGCGGCAGTGTTTCGGTCATGTCGAGCAAGTGCCGCTTGAGTCGGTAGTACTTGGGCACACGCGCCGTGCGAGTGGCTGCCCCGCCTTCCGGCTCCGTGGTCGCCCCTTCGGTGGCCATCGCCGCCCGCCTTCCCGACTCCAGTTTCGCTGCCGTCACCGGCTCCTCCGATATGTGCGGTCACATCGTGACACGTAAGGGGGGACAGGCCTTCTCTCTCCCCAGGTGTCGGTCCGATAACGGACCGGGCACCCG encodes:
- a CDS encoding ribonucleoside-diphosphate reductase subunit alpha; translated protein: MTIAPSAPRAESTSGDNTEGPGATLLRTLTELTADLPDTDPGRVAASALRGRSSAADDAELRGLATEAAAGLISEDPAYSRLAARLLTLAVRDEAASQGSTSFSASVEVGHREGLIADRTAEFVRTHASRLDSLVELTLAEGADDRFGFFGLRTLHSRYLLRHPITRQVIETPQYFMLRVACGLAADDSVQAVEEVASLYRLMSRLDYLPSSPTLFNSGTRHPQMSSCYLLDSPLDELDSIYDRYHQVARLSKHAGGIGLSYSRIRARGSLIRGTNGHSNGIVPFLKTLDASVAAVNQGGRRKGAAAVYLETWHADIEEFLELRDNTGEDQRRTHNLNLAHWVPDEFMRRVNADADWSLFSPADVPELVDLWGDEFDAAYRKAEADGLARKTMPARDLYGRMMRTLAQTGQGWMTFKDASNRTANQTAEPGTVVHSSNLCTEIIEVTNDGETAVCNLGSVNLGAFVIDTADGREIDWERIDETVRTAVTFLDRVVDINFYPTEQAGRSNARWRPVGLGAMGLQDVFFKLKLPFDSPEAKALSTKLSERIMLAAYEASCDLAERSGPLPAWEQTRTARGVLHPDHYDVELNWPERWAALRARVAETGMRNSLLLAIAPTATIASIAGVYECIEPQVSNLFKRETLSGEFLQVNGYLVEELKQLGVWDAQTREALRDSSGSVQGFGWIPAEVRELYRTAWEIPQRGLIDMAAARTPFLDQSQSLNLFLETPTIGKLSSMYAYAWKQGLKTTYYLRSRPATKIARAAQAATPVELPQAVADAEALACSLENPESCEACQ
- a CDS encoding GNAT family N-acetyltransferase, giving the protein MDMVIRTALPDDYAELGEITAQAYLADGHLDFNEDDAYLNVLRDVAGRAARAEVLVAERDGRLLGGVTFAAPGSPLADIAAPDEAEFRMLAVAHEARGQGAGEALVRACVERARALEGVTGLVLSTQRSMAGAHRIYARLGFVRTPERDWAPIEGLTLLTYRLKL
- a CDS encoding CstA-like transporter-associated (seleno)protein, whose amino-acid sequence is MSTVRNVLARARFYVREFSGEAAYDRYVAHARSHDPDAEVLTRRAFERARTDAREADPREGFRCC
- a CDS encoding carbon starvation CstA family protein gives rise to the protein MPEPEATGTERDAASPGGTAGSPSPRSIAAWVLVGLVGAIGWGVLALSRGEEISAAWLLAAALGSYAIAYRFYARFIADRVLKVDATRATPAERLDNGVDFHPTDRRVLFGHHFAAVAGAGPLVGPVLAAQMGYLPGTIWIVAGVIFAGAVQDMVTLFFSTRRDGRSLGQMARDEIGPVGGAAALVAVFAIMIILLAVLALVIVNALAHSPWGVFSIGMTIPIAVFMGFYLRVLRPGRVTEVSVIGVALLLLAIVAGGWVAESSFAGTFTLEKETLVIWMVVYGFLASVLPVWMLLAPRDYLSTFMKVGTIALLALGVVIAMPTLKMPSVTDFAASGDGPVFAGSMFPFVFITIACGALSGFHALVSSGTTPKMIQKETQVRMIGYGAMLTESFVAVMAIIAACIIEPGLFFAVNSPGGVIGTTVESASQAVTNFGFAISPEALAQAAKDVEEASLLSRTGGAPTFALGMSEIFSAVVGGAGMKAFWYHFAIMFEALFILTTLDAGTRVGRFMLQDTLGNVHKSFKDVSWKPGVWFASAIVVGGWGYFLWVGIKDPLGGINQLFPLFGIANQLLAAVALAVCTTLLVKSGRLKWAWVTGVPLVWDATVTLTASYQKIFSEDVKVGFFAQRDKYQAGIDADKVLAPAKNMDDMHTVVTNATVDGVLCALFALLIIVVLADAARTCLKAVRDPGSATLSETPWTESKIVAPAGLIATAEERAELAAAGPEAGGGPVREPVA
- a CDS encoding GntR family transcriptional regulator, encoding MATEGATTEPEGGAATRTARVPKYYRLKRHLLDMTETLPPGTPVPPERTLAAEFDTSRTTVRQALQELVVEGRLERIQGKGTFVAKPKVSQALQLTSYTEDMRAQGLEPTSQLLDIGYVTADDTLAGLLKITTGGRVLRIERLRLASGEPMAIETTHLSAKRFPALRRSLAKYTSLYTALAEVYDVHLAEAEETIETSLATPREAGLLGTDVGLPMLMLSRHSLDADGEPVEWVRSVYRGDRYKFVARLKRPAV